The Deltaproteobacteria bacterium genome includes the window CCGTGCACTTCGAGACGACGACGACGGGAAGGAGACGCCGCCCATGAAAGGGTAATCAGGGAAAAGGACTTCATCCGATCTCCGTCAGGAGCTTCGTCTCGACAAAAGTGTGTCAAATTAAACACGGCGGCCGCACCAGTTGTGGCATTTTCCCAACATATGCCATGATACGAACGCGGGTCTCTTCCCCGATCGAGGGAATTCCCTAACAAATATATAAGCATAAATCCTATTCAAGTTTGGATGTGACTCCTGGCCCGATATTTGCTATTAGATGATTCCAAGGAAAGAGGAGAAGAGAGTTTGACTACATGGCAGCAGCGAACGATTCGTAGAGAAATCGGGTGCACCGGTGTAGGGCTTCATACCGGAGAGCGGATTGCATTGAAACTCAAACCGGCGGATCCCGATTCGGGCATCCGTTTCGTACGGGCTGACCTGGATTCCCGGCCCGAGATTCCGGCGTGCCTCGAGTGCGTTGCGGATACTCGATTGGCGACCACGTTGGCGGAAGGCGGAAACCGCATTTCCACCGTCGAGCATCTGTTGGCGGCTCTTAGAGGCATGGGTGTCGACAATGCGACCGTCGATGTCGACGGTCCCGAAGTACCTATTATGGACGGCAGCGCAGGTCCGTTTGTCGCGCTCATCAGCGACGCCGGCGTCCGGGAACAGAACTGTCCGAGAAACTTCATTATTATCGAAAAACCCATTTCCGTTCATGATGGTGAGAAATCCGTGGCGATCGCCCCGTCAAACGGATTCGAGATCAAATACACCATCGACTTTGATCATCCGCTTTTGAGACGCCAGTCTCTTTCCATGAGTATTTCAAAGCGCACCTTCCAGAAAAAAATTTGCAGGGCGCGTACGTTTGGTTTCCTGAAGGAAGTTGAATACCTGTGGAACAACGGTTTGGCTCTCGGCGGCTCCCTGGAAAATGCGGTGGTGATCGACGATTCCAGGATTCTGAACGAAGGCGGGCTACGATATCCCGACGAATTTGTTCGCCACAAGATTCTTGACTTCATTGGGGACGTGTCCTTGCTGGGCTTGCCCCTCTTGGGCGCGTGCACGGTTTACAAATCCGGACATGCGTTGAATCACAGTCTGATCCGCCGACTCTGCGACAGTCCGACCCATTACCGCGTGGGCCGGCTGGACGAGATCATCCCGGGAATGGATCGGTCCGCACCGCAGCGCCTGTTTCCTCTGGTACGGCCTGCCGCAGCCTGATCTTCGCTTCCTGCCGCGGTTTCCCTTCAAACATAAGACTTGAATTTTTTCATGGTCTGGCCTACAACTATGTCTGTTTCTTAACCGGCAGACTCCCGCCTCCAACGGGTCGAGCTCCGTATGCGCGCATACGAGACGGCAAGTTTTTCCACCAACTGGGGTACGCTCTGTTGAATGGCCGGGCGAGTGGAGATGCAGCCTCTTTACCTTGGCCGAATCACCTGAAACAAACATATTTTCATGGTCCAATTGATCGCCTCAGACAGAAAGAGTCCGCCAGGCTCGTGGATTGCCTTCGCGATTCTTGCAGTCCTTATTTTCGTATTTGGACCCGACCTTTCCCATGCCGAGAACGCCACCATCGACGATGTTCTGATCACACCGGCCGGAGAGCATCTTCTTCTCTACTGTCGCGCTAGAAACTGCTTCACCGAAGAGATGAACCGGGCCATCCTCAGCGGAATTCAGACAACATTTACCTTCCGTGTTCAGTTTTACAAAGAGACGCGCTTATGGTTCGACGAGGAATTGGCCGATCTTCATATTGATCATACGATCAAATACAACTCACTGAAAAGGCAGTTCGTGGTGACGATAGGTGACGGCCGTTCCGGGAACGAAAATATCACTCTCCGGGAGTTCTATAAAGCAAAAGCCCTCCTCACCGAACTCAACGGCATCCAGCTTGCCCCATTGACCGGCCTGGACCCGGAAGCAACTTACCGACTGCGGGTAAAAGCCGAACTCAACAAGGTTCGCTTACCTTTCTATCTCCACTATGTCCTTTTTTTTGTTTCTCTATGGGATTTCGAAACGGAGTGGCACGAAATCGAACTCACCTACGAGGGAAATCCTTTGTAGCTCGGGCGGAAGATCGCCATGAAATCCGATAAAAGCGTCCCTATTGACAAAGAGACTCGCAAGCGCCGCAGGGAGAGGGTCGCCATCCTTGTCGTTCTGATTGCCTTGGTGGTGGTCACCTACATCGAGGTCCATTCCGATGAATACGGGATGGGTCTCCCCCTCTGGAACAGTGTACTGTTTTTCGCTCTGGTCAACATCAACACCACGCTACTGCTCCTGCTCATATTCCTGGTCGTGCGCAATCTGGTCAAATTGCTCTTCGAACGGAAGCAGGGCATACTGGGAGCCAAGCTGAGAACGCGGTTGGTGGTTGCGTTCACCGGCTTGTCGCTGATCCCCACCATTCTTCTGTTTTTTCTATCCCTGCAATTCATCTCATCGAGCATCGAGCGCTGGTTCAGTCTGAACGTCGAGCATTCCCTGCAGAACGCTCTGGATCTGGGTACAAGCTACTATCAGGATATGACGGATGAAGTTCTGCATCTCGGGAAGATAGCAGCCCAAAGGATAGAGAAGGAGGAGGCTTCTTCCGGAGGGCCGACG containing:
- a CDS encoding DUF4390 domain-containing protein yields the protein MVQLIASDRKSPPGSWIAFAILAVLIFVFGPDLSHAENATIDDVLITPAGEHLLLYCRARNCFTEEMNRAILSGIQTTFTFRVQFYKETRLWFDEELADLHIDHTIKYNSLKRQFVVTIGDGRSGNENITLREFYKAKALLTELNGIQLAPLTGLDPEATYRLRVKAELNKVRLPFYLHYVLFFVSLWDFETEWHEIELTYEGNPL
- a CDS encoding UDP-3-O-acyl-N-acetylglucosamine deacetylase encodes the protein MTTWQQRTIRREIGCTGVGLHTGERIALKLKPADPDSGIRFVRADLDSRPEIPACLECVADTRLATTLAEGGNRISTVEHLLAALRGMGVDNATVDVDGPEVPIMDGSAGPFVALISDAGVREQNCPRNFIIIEKPISVHDGEKSVAIAPSNGFEIKYTIDFDHPLLRRQSLSMSISKRTFQKKICRARTFGFLKEVEYLWNNGLALGGSLENAVVIDDSRILNEGGLRYPDEFVRHKILDFIGDVSLLGLPLLGACTVYKSGHALNHSLIRRLCDSPTHYRVGRLDEIIPGMDRSAPQRLFPLVRPAAA